Proteins found in one Leishmania major strain Friedlin complete genome, chromosome 35 genomic segment:
- a CDS encoding putative 60S ribosomal protein L18a (previous protein_id=AAZ14287.1), which produces MVKPHLRHYQVVGRESPSEKNPEPTVYKFEVFAPNFVVAKSRFWRMMRVKNKVKATHGDVLSCKVVKDAKLVARNYLVDIAYYSQRCGYTRMVKEFRDVSKTGAVSQAYHDLASRHRARYHNIEVLNVKSIPDHEVKHLSIAQYHAPNLSFPLLQRRTKATRKDRAIFVKKNTKRAVVA; this is translated from the coding sequence ATGGTCAAGCCGCACTTGCGCCACTACCAGGTGGTCGGCCGCGAGTCGCCCTCGGAGAAGAACCCTGAGCCGACCGTGTACAAGTTTGAGGTGTTCGCCCCAAACTTCGTCGTCGCCAAGAGCCGTTTCTGGCGCATGATGAGGGTCAAGAACAAGGTCAAGGCCACTCACGGTGACGTGCTCTCCTGCAAGGTCGTGAAGGATGCGAAGCTGGTGGCGCGCAACTACCTGGTCGACATCGCGTACTAcagccagcgctgcggctACACGCGCATGGTCAAAGAGTTCCGCGACGTTTCCAAGACTGGCGCCGTGAGCCAGGCGTACCACGATCTGGCCTCCCGCCACCGTGCCCGCTACCACAACATCGAGGTGCTGAACGTGAAGAGCATCCCGGACCACGAGGTGAAGCACCTGAGCATTGCCCAATACCACGCCCCGAACCTGTCCTTCCcactcctgcagcgccgcaccaaGGCGACCCGCAAGGACCGTGCCATCTTCGTCAAGAAGAACACGAAGCGCGCCGTGGTGGCGTGA
- a CDS encoding conserved SNF-7-like protein (previous protein_id=AAZ14285.1): MNRLFGKANNAPKPTLEDASNRISCRSDVVDARIAKIDAELMKVKEQIQRSRGMTQSRHKQRAVQLLQQKRMYQGQQDMMMQQQFNVDQLHFTTETMKDTHVQVDAMKQANKELRKGMKKLNMDKVENLQDELADLYADTQEIQEIMGRAYSVPEDIDEDEMLGELDALDFDMEKENDADYLADALAMPGTKLPDVPTDSKVDAGSQKESNTVDPYSLEQQLGL, translated from the coding sequence ATGAACCGCCTCTTCGGTAAGGCCAACAACGCCCCCAAGCCAACCTTGGAGGATGCCAGCAATCGCATCAGCTGCCGCTCAGACGTCGTCGATGCCCGCATCGCTAAGATCGACGCCGAACTGATGAAGGTGAAGGAGCAGATCCAGCGCTCGCGGGGCATGACGCAGAGCCGGCACAAGCAGCGAGCCGTGCagttgctgcagcagaagcgCATGTACCAGGGTCAGCAGGACATgatgatgcagcagcagttcaACGTGGATCAGCTGCACTTCACGACGGAGACGATGAAGgacacgcacgtgcaggtGGACGCGATGAAGCAGGCGAACAAGGAGCTGCGTAAGGGCATGAAGAAGCTGAACATGGACAAGGTTGAGAACCTGCAGGACGAACTCGCCGATCTGTATGCGGACACGCAGGAGATTCAGGAAATCATGGGCCGCGCCTACAGCGTGCCGGAAGATAtcgacgaggacgagatGCTTGGCGAGCTGGATGCGCTCGACTTCGACATGGAGAAGGAAAACGACGCTGACTACCTTGCTGACGCACTGGCTATGCCAGGTACGAAGCTGCCCGACGTGCCAACGGACAGCAAGGTTGATGCAGGCAGTCAGAAGGAGTCGAACACGGTGGACCCGTACAGCCTCGAGCAGCAACTGGGCCTGTGA
- a CDS encoding conserved hypothetical protein (previous protein_id=AAZ14288.1), giving the protein MESSISEQHHVLACATTLHVTLLTSHYAEASQRDDAAAASSNNAAAGHRREAPPSMKASSSTTHTKVAGSEEVEVYSCSSAVEQLDTVARVLCTILRQQSSASKGGVADAARRIQMAKAVRDNAVPWFKVAAAAAAAQGDEPHDHCLPRHSSESPGDSYLSLAPTLSVTAPSLCAAGAKEGGAQRPAGGNGHRNTPQQQRQSSVRLSTSRSSMHSSSMFSGMQRHMNEMEQEQRQFYLAKELPPCELVMIPGETPASAPSCVIFVYRLAHEEDVLAELSALSAAEQSSSAEKMDAPAADSVEPSGREKRDTCVFQAAAIVTRALWSTIRPILRNHLHATSSSVIPAHVPVVWAMADPRMVSGFLPYTSNDADHVFSPYACPAPVSPSSIRSPDETAAVERWVRLVPRTAFYLYDPSASSAAVQDTLAVLQAHLAKWTYSQASSPRAPRPFSSGDTKKPMPPQRGGGSSQTGAATKATRANGPAPSGSRGSKGRSGRGAAGAAGAAAGNTSALAPSAPHQTALQSRQLSMGIDLQATPAEFPYCTTNPRSLAYYLYARGVASAPSPPQVAALAAPSPSPAGLEGELTSYLSKMAAFQQAVVTVSEADMPGSATEGAFERMWCAHAPLLRWVHAYLSDSVASTATSGSAVEQVSSGADGDPRAGHQRPSVALEKAVHLSLSRRLPDDSRWPLPLWKVAALPIAPVPPLTLLCRGPDDAATSTSAATDSVAQWAAAVLSVVVDYGKTVGGTEGNSKTPLMPLLSRLVRLIDAYNGWSLNNSLTPARGARSDGRNGTRVAAAEKAAGDYSVDASAAVQRSIASACCTGGVFNIMSAVCAWMATVSESLLLQKPSCELTALCATPESPVSRSAGGHLVSDAATAMSIPPSGLFRRYAQPFQKLSVPSSGGAKALMNAGTLAATVPRLPKTTETRASDSAAAAAPEGKRCAVTTSARVHHHNADVVLPPYPQEVLWMIRHVIAKNTGHFEVNVARGTDTVTPTVARTGLPPSMLDLATGGSSSLATRQSTMATMTIATPSTGLFLQQQRRRLRWQTSGVATKLQPYLQGVHLIKEMARNLLGRRPLAEAAVALQEALESTLAAPQCEVAAGEGRGGSVSARSHQSRKKHCGGSAEASTTGTEQVSALDLLQRYLVSVDPMQAHLSTKSKPVALQRPALVPELHPSKENSESEMLATRAAAENLMPRIYEHTLQQAFLYQLLRETKLESTRHSASLPSYGHTSTAAREEAVCEDDDWSVTQQLPVQAIAASIVNFQERFGAHNVVWRSCALHYRPLQSPTPTAAGSAGRGIDAVASTEEDKDGEVHRTSAYAHNALNVHPTRRVTHMWVAGVAVPDVQMAEYIKKERGPNSDAKAWQSSRPSLGQRRSRRWVDMVPRAGTVTSVEVYALWQSLLQQQQGSDATMQLRAGPAELTIRTMHNLISQYVQRHAEVSTSLVGASGMSSTPSESAMATESSTMRFDIHETLYPYGDAVLEVWVSEAQRLCRYIKATEVIATLHAKSSSTGVSNVHLTVHWDDGLLFTCTGGSGRQDCSSMVPPIDLTLTTCNAVFQWRDGESRIRLRHYPNTSSSTTAAAAVALKELSGQPTATLPQGGIIETCAALLEERVTLYCVHHCPTEFTAATSVELEASSEKETSCEVDERTGVVHRFYASGMQQLLFPSGATMVRRPLKPVVAKSAAPKSASQYCDTLVTLDGRCFVRNGSGTGDTSANAPAAGSKTVQPSAFQRVQVRIARANSKGMKSGTGAHDAQAPPFIHTEITYDAVHHCYMRSRQDGLTVAEYESLASYSETNAKKNGGRAGAVLARVVVFPDGTTITTVAPREARRRALVRRPDGTSASASLSSPTLCALLEELQAVEDSLFGAADDAAELSVRWCVEASTMPRVYLAPAPVGSSEEARECEALFVAVFGDGTVLQRRWAAAPTLPAAFSTVGTEAKAGEDDGLEGGEVGEGGAHSAPAYRGGSFETVLARPSTSAVRVLHQHAIATIEPADVLATITHASPAAYAVGQGLLFFDLACGGGMRMVDGARCVWEVRGLAEANDAPQVLHPERPSTYEELLRALVSPHYSPHRLPRAAQLMYAREQRRETAAYARQRAAGWCPSLLRRMREIAEPFIRTAQLLRTDVLAPIETAAAAAEERAFSACSAPDTDPSTAVKGGATAAARTGSSSTGIAPQCMSRVLPICFGQLDNGEAIRYWHVSEVLSSLSESCASSTPAAASEPHVIQRLVPGIATDSVLGYISTAPGHAYGADAIGVLLCGHPAATSGYRGVLWQRLATVTRLSLLFSGVLAPAIPPAIRRPLPASFASGAPSPAPESSSAYTTSLPPLAVLLSHGSRWLPPTLQPPQQFGAYQRKRPAVGAGTEVEYADVAWVRDSTAALSNAAASTAYVQYVLDQVNPFTALRTSRAALQREVARRELYRHEQLAQLSHYHRVLSSQWPMETPAAAREEQVRLEMRFEELQRGLQSAAPSPATVSCLPLPSAIGGPGKSERMVV; this is encoded by the coding sequence ATGGAGAGCAGCATCAGCGAACAGCACCACGTGTTGGCATGTGCGACGACGTTGCACGTCACACTCCTCACAAGCCACTACGCTGAGGCATCCCAGAGGGAcgatgccgcggccgccagcagcaacaacgccgccgctgggcaCCGACGCGAGGCGCCACCGAGCATGAaagcgagcagcagcaccacccaTACAAAAGTTGCCGGGAGTGAAGAGGTCGAAGTCTACAGCTGCAGCTCAGCGGTGGAGCAACTGGACACAGTGGCCCGTGTGCTGTGCACCAtcctgcggcagcagagctCCGCCAGCAAAGGCGGGGTAGCGGACGCGGCACGGCGCATCCAAATGGCAAAGGCCGTACGAGACAATGCCGTGCCGTGGTTCAAAgtcgcggctgcagctgcagccgctcaaGGGGATGAGCCACACGACCACTGTTTGCCCCGTCACTCTTCGGAGAGCCCCGGTGACAGTTACTTGAGCCTGGCTCCAACGTTGTCTGTCACGGCCCCGTCCTTGTGTGCCGCTGGAGCGAAGGAAGGTGGTGCTCAACGCCCTGCCGGCGGCAATGGCCACAGAAACAcaccgcagcaacagcgccaAAGCTCCGTCAGACTCTCgacctcgcgcagctcgaTGCACTCCTCGTCGATGTTCTCGGGGATGCAGCGCCACATGAATGAAATGGAGCAGGAACAGCGTCAGTTTTATCTCGCTAAAGAACTGCCACCGTGTGAGCTGGTCATGATTCCAGGTGAGACTCCAGCGTCTGCTCCCTCGTGCGTCATTTTTGTGTACCGCTTGGCTCATGAGGAAGACGTGCTCGCCGAGCTTTCGGCCCTCTCTGCGGcagagcagagcagcagcgcagagaAGATGGATGCACCCGCAGCCGACAGCGTCGAGCCCTCTGGCAGGGAGAAGCGCGACACATGCGTCTTCCAGGCCGCCGCGATTGTCACACGCGCCCTTTGGAGCACCATTCGGCCGATCCTGCGGAACCACCTGCAtgccaccagcagcagcgttaTTCCGGCTCACGTGCCTGTTGTGTGGGCCATGGCAGATCCGCGAATGGTGAGCGGCTTTCTTCCCTACACCTCCAACGACGCGGACCACGTTTTCTCGCCGTACGCCTGCCCCGCTCCTGTGAGTCCGTCATCCATCCGCAGCCCGGACGAGACAGCCGCCGTGGAACGCTGGGTGCGGCTGGTGCCACGCACAGCTTTCTATCTCTATGACCCCTcggccagcagcgctgctgtgcaaGACACGCTCGCTGTGTTGCAAGCACACCTGGCAAAATGGACGTACTCCCAAGCGAGCTCTCCGAGGGCACCCCGTCCGTTCAGCAGCGGAGACACAAAGAAGCCGATGCCCCCacagcgcggtggcggcagttCACAAACGGGGGCAGCGACGAAGGCAACTCGTGCGAACGGGCCGGCGCCCAGCGGATCGCGAGGTTCTAAGggccgcagcgggcgaggcgcagccggggcagcaggcgcagcagcagggaatACGTCGGCACTCGCGCCATCTGCACCGCATCAAACGGCGCTACAGTCTCGACAGCTGAGTATGGGGATCGACCTGCAggcgacgccggcggagTTCCCGTACTGCACTACCAACCCGCGCTCCCTCGCGTATTACCTCTACGCGAGAGGCGTAGCATcagcgccatcaccaccacaggtcgcagcgctggcagcaccatcgccgtcgccagcaggCCTCGAGGGAGAGCTGACGTCGTACCTTAGCAAGATGGCCGCCTTTCAACAGGCAGTGGTGACCGTGTCGGAGGCGGATATGCCGGGATCGGCGACGGAAGGAGCGTTCGAGCGGATGtggtgtgcgcacgcgccccTGCTGCGGTGGGTGCACGCGTACCTGAGCGATTCCGTTGCCAGCACGGCGACTAGCGGCTCAGCGGTGGAGCAGGtaagcagcggcgccgacggcgatcCTCGAGCGGGGCACCAGCGCCCCTCTGTCGCGTTGGAGAAGGCCGTTCACCTGTCGCTATCCCGACGTTTGCCTGACGATTCCAGGTGGCCCCTGCCTCTGTGGAAAGTGGCAGCGTTGCCCATCGCACCAGTGCCTCCCTTgacgctgctctgccgcggGCCGGATGATGCTGCCACGTCGACAAGCGCCGCGACAGATAGCGTCGCGCAGtgggccgctgctgtgctgtCGGTTGTAGTCGATTATGGTAAGACTGTGGGTGGCACGGAGGGGAACAGCAAGACACCcctgatgccgctgctgagccgCCTCGTGCGCCTCATCGACGCATACAACGGATGGTCTTTGAATAATAGTCTGACCCCGGCGCGGGGCGCCCGTAGCGACGGTCGCAACGGCACACGCGTTGCGGCCGCAGAGAAGGCAGCAGGTGATTACTCCGTGgatgcgtcggcggcggtgcagcggtcAATCGCATCGGCGTGTTGCACGGGTGGCGTCTTCAACATCATGAGCGCCGTGTGTGCATGGATGGCCACGGTGAGCGAGTCACTTCTGCTCCAGAAGCCATCGTGTGAATTAACGGCTTTGTGTGCGACGCCAGAGTCGCCggtgtcgcgcagcgcgggaGGGCATCTCGTCAGCGACGCCGCAACCGCCATGTCGATCCCGCCTTCTGGGCTGTTCCGACGGTATGCGCAGCCATTTCAGAAGCTGTCGGTGCCGAGTAGCGGAGGCGCAAAGGCCCTCATGAACGCTGGGACTCTAGCGGCCACCGTTCCCCGGCTTCCCAAGACTACGGAGACGCGGGCCAGTGattcagcggcagcggcagcgccagagGGGAAGCGTTGCGCCGTGACAACGTCGGCACGTGTTCACCACCACAACGCAGatgtggtgctgccgccgtacCCTCAGGAAGTGTTGTGGATGATTCGACACGTCATCGCCAAGAACACAGGACACTTCGAAGTGAACGTTGCCCGCGGCACCGACACTGTCACTCCCACGGTGGCCCGCACGGGGTTGCCGCCTTCAATGCTCGACCTGGCAACTGGgggctcctcctcgctcgcaACGCGCCAGAGCACAATGGCCACGATGACCATCGCGACGCCGAGCACCGGGCTCtttctgcagcagcagcggcgccggctgcgcTGGCAAACGTCTGGCGTTGCAACAAAGCTTCAGCCCTACTTGCAGGGTGTACATCTCATCAAGGAGATGGCCCGCAATCTTCTCGGTCGTCGCCCGCTGGCtgaggcggcagtggcactGCAGGAGGCGTTAGAGTCAACGCTGGCCGCTCCACAATGTGAGGTGGCCGCCGGAGAAGGACGCGGTGGAAGCGTGTCGGCACGGTCGCATCAGAGCCGGAAAAAGCACTGTGGAGGGTCAGCCGAGGCTAGCACTACGGGCACGGAGCAGGTTAGCGCGCTGGACCTACTACAGCGCTACTTGGTCTCCGTGGACCCGATGCAAGCGCACCTGTCAACCAAGTCGAAGccagtggcgctgcagcgccccGCGCTGGTGCCGGAGCTCCACCCCAGCAAGGAGAACAGCGAAAGCGAAATGCTGGCGacgcgagcggcggcagagaaCCTCATGCCTCGCATTTACGAGCACACGCTTCAGCAGGCATTTCTGTATCAGCTACTGCGAGAGACCAAGTTGGAGTCGACGCGCCATTCAGCCTCGCTGCCCAGTTATGGTCACACCTCCACAGCGGCCAGGGAGGAAGCTGTCTGCGAGGACGACGACTGGAGcgtgacgcagcagctgccagTGCAGGCCATTGCGGCGTCCATTGTCAACTTTCAGGAGCGTTTTGGTGCCCACAACGTTGTGTGGCGCTCCTGCGCCCTTCACTACCGTCCCCTCCAGTCACCAACCCCGACTGCGGCCGGTAGTGCCGGCAGAGGCATCGACGCAGTTGCGTCAACAGAGGAAGACAAAGATGGTGAGGTGCACCGCACGTCTGCCTACGCGCACAACGCCCTCAACGTGCACCCGACACGAAGAGTGACACACATGTGGGTTGCCGGGGTGGCAGTGCCGGATGTGCAGATGGCAGAGTACAtcaagaaagagagggggccGAACTCCGACGCGAAGGCGTGGCAGAGCAGCCGCCCCTCGCTGGGACAGCGGCGCTCGCGTAGGTGGGTGGACATGGTCCCCCGCGCAGGGACCGTGACCTCGGTGGAAGTCTACGCACTGTGGCAATCGCTgctacagcagcagcaaggcaGTGACGCGAcgatgcagctgcgcgcgggGCCAGCAGAGTTAACGATACGTACAATGCACAACCTCATCTCCCAGtacgtgcagcggcacgccgagGTGTCGACGTCACTTGTCGGCGCGAGTGGCATGTCGTCGACGCCTTCTGAAAGTGCAATGGCTACAGAGAGCTCCACGATGCGCTTCGATATTCACGAGACCCTCTATCCGTATGGCGATGCGGTGTTGGAGGTGTGGGTGAgtgaggcgcagcgtctGTGCCGCTACATCAAAGCCACCGAGGTCATCGCTACTCTGCACGCGAAGTCGTCGAGCACGGGAGTCAGCAACGTGCACCTGACCGTTCACTGGGATGACGGACTTCTTTTCACGTGCacaggcggcagcggcagacaaGATTGCAGCAGTATGGTTCCACCCATCGATTTAACGCTCACCACCTGCAATGCGGTCTTTCAGTGGCGCGACGGTGAGTCACGCATCCGCCTTCGCCACTACCCAAACACCTCATccagcaccacggcggccgccgcggtggcgctgaaggagctgagCGGGCAGCCGACAGCTACCTTGCCGCAAGGCGGCATCATTGAGACGTGCGCAGCCCTCCTCGAGGAGCGCGTCACCCTCTACTGCGTCCACCACTGCCCAACAGAATTCACCGCAGCAACATCGGTGGAGCTGGAAGCGTCGTCCGAAAAGGAGACGAGCTGTGAGGTCGACGAGCGCACCGGCGTGGTGCATCGCTTCTATGCTTCGGGGATGCAGCAGTTGTTGTTTCCTAGCGGTGCAACCATGGTACGGCGGCCGCTGAAACCGGTCGTCGCTAAGTCAGCGGCGCCCAAGTCGGCCTCGCAGTATTGTGACACCTTGGTGACGCTGGACGGTCGTTGCTTTGTACGCAACGGCAGTGGCACCGGGGACACCTCTGCGAACGCACCCGCTGCCGGATCGAAGACGGTTCAACCCAGCGCGTTTCAGCGCGTACAGGTGCGCATCGCGCGTGCTAACTCCAAAGGCATGAAGAGCGGCACTGGCGCCCATGACGCGCAGGCCCCGCCCTTCATACACACCGAGATCACCTACGATGCGGTCCACCATTGCTATATGCGCTCCCGCCAAGACGGCTTGACGGTGGCAGAGTACGAGTCTTTGGCCTCCTACTCGGAGACCAACGCCAAAAAGaacggcggccgcgcgggCGCCGTGCTTGCCCGGGTCGTCGTGTTTCCAGACGGCACCACCATCACGACGGTCGCGCCGCgcgaggcgcggcggcgtgcgctcGTGCGCCGCCCCGATGGCACTTCCGCGTCAGCgtcgctctcttctccaaccttgtgcgcgctgctggaagAGCTGCAGGCGGTGGAGGACAGCCTTTTTGGGGCGGCGGATGACGCAGCAGAGCTCtccgtgcggtggtgcgtgGAAGCGTCGACCATGCCTCGAGTGTATCTTGCGCCCGCTCCGGTGGGGAGCAGCGAAGAAGCGAGGGAGTGCGAGGCTCTCTTTGTTGCCGTCTTCGGTGATGGAACGGTCTTGCAGCGGCGATGGGCGgccgcgccgacgctgccagCCGCGTTCTCCACCGTAGGCACCGAAGCAAAAGCAGGCGAGGATGATGGTTTGGAGGGTGGGGAAgtcggagaaggcggcgcacatAGTGCCCCCGCGTACCGCGGGGGTTCGTTTGAAACGGTGCTTGCACGTCCTTCCAccagcgctgtgcgcgtcCTTCATCAGCACGCCATCGCCACGATTGAGCCCGCTGACGTGCTCGCCACCATCACGCAcgcctctcctgctgcgtACGCGGTGGGGCAGGGACTGCTGTTCTTTGATCTagcgtgcggcggtggcatgCGCATGGTGGATGGGGcgcggtgcgtgtgggagGTGCGCGGGCTGGCGGAAGCCAACGACGCAccgcaggtgctgcaccCGGAGCGCCCAAGCACGTACGAGGAGTTGCTACGCGCCCTGGTGAGTCCCCACTACAGTCCTCATCGTCTGCCCcgggcagcgcagctgaTGTATGCGCGCGAGCAACGGCGAGAGACCGCAGCTTACGCGCGCCAGCGGGCCGCTGGGTGGTGCCCGTCTCTTCTGCGGCGGATGCGCGAGATAGCCGAGCCGTTCATTCGgactgcgcagctgctccgcacAGACGTGCTGGCGCCCATCGAgactgccgcagctgcagccgaaGAACGAGCTTTTAGCGCTTGCAGCGCTCCTGATACGGacccctccaccgccgtcaaAGGaggcgccacggcggcggcgcggacCGGCTCTTCTTCAACGGGCATTGCACCGCAGTGCATGTCGCGTGTCTTACCAATTTGCTTTGGCCAGCTCGATAACGGCGAGGCCATCCGCTACTGGCACGTGAGCGAGGTGCTTTCCTCGCTCTCCGAGTCATGCGCATCGTCcacgccggcagcagcatcggaGCCGCATGTGATCCAGCGCCTGGTGCCAGGGATCGCGACGGACAGTGTGTTAGGGTACATCAGCACCGCTCCGGGGCACGCATACGGCGCTGACGCGATTGGCGTTCTTCTCTGCGGACACCCGGCCGCTACCAGCGGCTATCGCGGTGTCCTTTGGCAGCGCTTGGCGACTGTCACCCGACTCTCCCTGCTCTTCTCTGGAGTATTGGCTCCGGCCATACCCCCGGCCATCAGGCGACCCTTGCCTGCATCCTTTGCTTCTGgtgctccctcccccgctcctgAGAGCAGTAGCGCCTACACGACGTCCCTACCCCCGTTGGCCGTGCTCCTCAGCCATGGCAGTCGCTGGCTCCCCCCCACCCTtcagccaccgcagcagttTGGTGCCTATCAGAGGAAGCGGCccgctgtcggcgctggAACAGAAGTTGAGTACGCCGATGTGGCGTGGGTGCGCGATTCAACGGCTGCCCTTTCCAACGCGGCGGCCAGCACCGCTTATGTCCAATATGTGCTGGACCAAGTAAACCCCTTCACGGCTTTGAGGACctcgcgcgcggcgctgcagagagAAGTGGCGCGAAGGGAGCTGTACCGCCACGAGCAGCTCGCACAACTGAGTCATTACCACCGTGTGCTAAGCAGTCAGTGGCCGATGGAGacgccagccgcggcgcggGAAGAGCAGGTGCGGCTGGAAATGCGCTTTGAGGAACTGCAACGTGGTCTACAgtccgcggcgccgtcaccagcAACAGTGAGttgcctccccctcccatccGCGATTGGTGGACCCGGCAAGAGCGAGCGCATGGTGGTGTAG
- a CDS encoding conserved hypothetical protein (previous protein_id=AAZ14286.1) translates to MPHPAILSEHTIARGVHASCLPVSIPHQLPALEVFGQAPVPHRVSTSCTLLRVHRRSAYEPARAQDRCANTAAAVVVAEWGSCPELAVPPAGGDEASLFRYRCSGGPGASSAAPPSNVTCSTQWVVLRVRCVSHTGSAAEFESYRSGGGACQEWMEWRLRLGTVLYASDWQFLVSQQEREEATTGSSFDLGVTGAKREQTVRADMDALSTFFPALHHGRYYSTAQAFVHHCRHSDEHLVWCEKDPLLSVEWASVKEAQLEVPTHHDADSPTAKRCGNAGVECTSVVGPENVDMWRSHVGRSRKRRRRWLSQRGRECPSVRARHDAVSAFTHHRSTRATALSCSVGTTAATSATALDSIYCAYLLGLKHHRDCPSASGEGSVSTTAAAPAGVQNQCSESPNVPQPSLYTSSEDVEEVLQSSTYARWYLALRPACRSALYVPRSGRAAAAAAVTVEARGAEKAASDEVRRRALQEVLLHGIAVSLALWFCTRSSSTCDSVEVCALQQREPSPTPFTTSTGDATVLVAALLRDWWSQLSQEATEFSASATTARAGPQRRWNRCCIAHQVWASLQMWDCASSLRPAATMVPPPAPVAHLCVACAIVVTRVYRSQEQMLWWSVCAATAKPSQACADKAADCDASAGARSTRSDTNGGAADGSGRAPSMDEVASNMWCTSASCRLPRMSVKESRRWYDDYRACMDLVLQLLLAEQQQH, encoded by the coding sequence ATGCCCCACCCGGCGATACTCTCCGAGCATACCATAGCAAGGGGCGTGCACGCGTCATGTCTGCCCGTGTCGATTCCGCATCAGCTCCCCGCCCTCGAGGTTTTCGGCCAGGCACCTGTGCCGCACCGCGTTTCTACGTCTTGCACGCTCTTGCGAGTACACCGGCGCTCGGCATATGAACCGGCTCGTGCGCAGGATCGATGTGccaacaccgccgcggcggtagTCGTTGCAGAGTGGGGCTCGTGCCCAGAGCTCGCAGTGCCACCTGCAGGCGGCGATGAGGCTTCTTTATTTCGTtaccgctgcagcggaggccCAGGtgccagctccgcagcaccaccatcgAACGTTACGTGCTCTACTCAGTGGGTGGTCCTGAGAGTGCGCTGTGTATCGCACACAGGTAGCGCAGCTGAATTCGAGAGCTACCgaagcggtggtggtgcctgTCAAGAGTGGATGGAGTGGCGTCTTCGACTGGGCACCGTCTTGTACGCCTCCGACTGGCAGTTTCTCGTCTCTCAGCAAGAGCGAGAAGAAGCAACGACCGGCAGCTCCTTCGATCTCGGCGTCACTGGTgcgaagagagagcaaaCTGTCAGAGCAGACATGGATGCGCTCAGCACGTTCTTTCccgcgctgcaccacggtCGCTACTACTCTACAGCGCAGGCCTTTGTGCACCACTGTCGGCACAGCGACGAACACCTCGTCTGGTGTGAAAAAGATCCCCTTTTATCGGTGGAGTGGGCGAGTGTGAAAGAGGCGCAGTTAGAAGTGCCGACACACCATGACGCGGACTCGCCCACGGCCAAGAGGTGCGGCAACGCTGGAGTAGAATGCACCTCGGTTGTGGGGCCGGAGAACGTGGATATGTGGCGGTCGCACGTGGGCAGAAGCCGCaagcgccggcgtcgctggcTGTCACAGCGCGGACGCGAATGCCCTAGTGTACGGGCTCGCCACGACGCAGTTTCGGCATTTACGCATCATCGATCCACTCGAGCGACCGCTCTTTCTTGTTCCGTTGGCAcaaccgccgccaccagtgCCACGGCGCTGGACTCGATCTATTGTGCGTACCTTCTTGGGCTGAAGCATCATCGCGACTGCCCCTCGGCAAGCGGCGAAGGGTCAGTGTCCACGACTGCCGCAGCCCCAGCAGGCGTTCAGAATCAGTGCAGCGAATCTCCAAATgtgccgcagccgtcgctGTACACCTCGAGTGAGGACGTTGAAGAAGTGCTGCAGTCGTCGACTTACGCGCGCTGGTACCTTGCCCTGCGTCCGGCGTGCCGATCCGCCCTTTACGTACCACGCAGCGgtcgagcggcggcggcggcggcggtgacagtGGAGGCGAGAGGTGCGGAAAAGGCTGCCTCCGATGAAGTACGCCGCAGGGCTCTACAGGAGGTATTGCTGCACGGCATCGCCGTCTCTCTGGCACTTTGGTTttgcacgcgcagcagcagcacctgtgACTCTGTCgaggtgtgtgcgctgcagcaacgcgAGCCTTCCCCAACCCCCTTCACGACATCCACAGGAGACGCCACCGTACTCGTCGCAGCGCTATTGAGGGATTGGTGGAGTCAGCTCAGCCAGGAGGCGACTGAGTTCTCTGCGTCTGCGACAACCGCACGAGCTGGCCCGCAGCGACGATGGAACCGTTGCTGTATCGCCCACCAGGTGTGGGCGAGTCTTCAGATGTGGGACTGTGCTAGCAGCCTGCGTCCTGCTGCAACCATGGtgcctccaccagcgccggtggcgcaTCTCTGTGTGGCCTGCGCGATCGTCGTGACACGCGTTTACCGCAGCCAAGAGCAGATGCTGTGGtggagtgtgtgtgcagcgacggcgaaaCCAAGTCAAGCATGTGCTGACAAGGCGGCCGACTGTGATGCATCGGCTGGAGCGCGGTCAACGCGAAGCGACACTaacggtggtgctgctgacggcAGTGGCCGAGCGCCCAGCATGGATGAAGTCGCGTCAAACATGTGGTGCACCTCCGCGTCGTGTCGACTTCCTCGCATGTCAGTCAAAGAGAGCCGCCGCTGGTACGACGATTACCGCGCATGCATGGACCTGGTCCTGCAGCTTCTGTTAGCcgagcagcaacagcactGA